The Arachis ipaensis cultivar K30076 chromosome B10, Araip1.1, whole genome shotgun sequence DNA window aacaTTTTCACATGCACACTTTCTTCTAGAAGAACTTCATTTCAACAATGAGAGGCTTAAGAATGCCTATGTTGCTCTCCAAGCATGGAAACAAGCTATCTACTCTGATCCTTACAACACAACCGCTAATTGGGTTGGCAGCGATGTTTGCTCCTACAATGGCGTCTTCTGCGCTCCCGCTCTCGACGATCCCTCCCTCGACGTCGTCGCCGGCATCGACCTTAATCATGCTGACATTGCCGGACACCTTCCCGGAGAGTTAGGCCTCTTGACCGACTTGGCGCTTTTCCACATCAATTCCAACAGGTTTTGCGGAATCGTACCTCCATGCATGGAGAATCTAACCCTCATGCACGAATTTGACATAAGTAACAACCGATTCGTTGGTGGATTTCCCAACGTGGTTCTCAAATGGTCAGACATGAAGTATCTGGATCTTAGATACAACGATTTCGAAGGGTCTTTGCCGCCGCAACTGTTCGAGATGGATCTGGATGCAATCTTCTTGAACAATAACCGTTTCACCTCTGTTCTCCCTGCCACTCTCGGCAAATCCAAGGCTTCGGTTATTACTTTCGCTAACAACAAGTTCACAGGCTGCATTCCGAAATCGATTGGAAAGTTGAACAAGTTGAATGAGATTCTCTTCATGGGGAACAAACTGGGTGGTTGCTTCCCTCAAGAGATTGGAATGATGGAGGATTTGAATGTTTTGGATCTTAGCGACAACAATTTTGTAGGTACTCTGCCTAACATGACGGGTTTGCAGAACGTGGAGGTTATAGACATTGCAAGGAATGAGCTTAGCGGTTATGTGTCTGATTCTGTTTGTCAATTACCTTCTCTGAAGAACTTCACTTACTCTGATAATTACTTCAACGGGGAAGCTCCAGCTTGTGCTGTTGCTGTTGCTGCTTATAAGGGTTCAATTAGTACAACTGTTTTTGATGACTCAGGAAATTGTTTGACTGGAAGGAAGAATCAAAAGAAAACTAGGGTGTGTTTGCCGGTACTAACTCGGCCTGTAGATTGTAGCAAGGCTTGTGGTGACGGAGAAGGAggtggtaataataataataataaggccCCCTCGTTAACACCGAAAAAGTCACCTCCAAAGCCAAAGGTTAGTAAACCAcattcaccaccaccaccatcaccaccaccaccagttagttctcctcctcctcctccatccCCTGTTtactcaccaccaccaccacctacatactctcctcctcctcctccaccagTGCACTCTCCACCGCCACCAACTCAATCACCTCCCCCACCACCACCAGTTTACTCTCCCCCACCTCCAACTATGTCACCTCCTCCTCCACCCCCAGTGTTCTCTCCACCACCACCAACTCGGTCACCACCACCTCCCCCAGTTTACTCGCCACCACCACCAACTTACTCACCTCCTCCTCCAACCCCAATAtactcaccaccaccaccaactaagTCACCTCCTCCACCCCCAGTTTACTCGCCACCACCACCAGCATGGGATGATGATGTCGTCCTCCCACAACACTTTGGATCTGCATACAGGTCACCTCCTCCACCGGCTATTATTGGatactaagaaagaaaaaaaaaatgtacaATGCCATTAACATCTTTGTCCTATTCACTGTAATATCAAAAACATGTACACAAAGTTGAAGTTCGTGAATGTGAATCCAAATTTAACTGAATCTTAATGCTATTTTATATTAATGTTAATGCAGCTTTCTCTGTTTCTCGTTCCCGTTATTTTTTATCCCGTTAGGCCGTTAATACATCCGTGTCTTTCGAATAACTAACTTTCAAATAAAGTTGAAAAAAGAAACGAGAAATGATACGTAGTTTGATTGTTTTCTGGACCTACGTGGAAATGTTGTAAAGACTTTTTACTATGTGTTGCAAGGTTAAAACGACGTCGGTTGGTGCGTGGCTTTTCCCATACGCCGAAAACACTTGAAAGCGACACAgtatgctttctttcttcttcctccgATCCCAATCCAAAACGAAACCAACGTAACATACTCACCGCTACCATTTCCACCATCGCATGAATCTCactcttaatttcaatccctatTAAGAAATTCGAAGTAGAAATGGATGAGAAAACGCAGCCTCTCAACAAGAAAAACGACGACGACGAGGAAGACAAAGTAGTCGCTGAACGACAAGAGCCCAATCCGCCAGCTGCCACCGGAGGCTGGGGATTTTCGTCCTTCTCCTTTCTCTCCGATCTTCAGAAGGCCGCTGCCGTTGCCGCCGAAGAGATCTCTCGCAATGTGCGTATCGAAATCAAATGTCGCTTTTGCTTGCGCCTCCAATGCATTTTCTTTCAATCCGTGATTTTGTTTTCGATTTGTTGTTCCAGTTATGGTTCAATTCCAATTATAAGCTACGGTTTTTGTATTTAACATTTAAGAAGCGTCCATTGTTTAGATCCATAGGGCAGAAGTAGTTAGTAGAACTTGTTACTTATTATGCAAATGGGGGATTCTAATATATGTTGATTTAGGTACTAGTAGAGTATGTCATTTTTGAAGTCTTTCCAGTTTGCATAGCATTTCGATGCTTCCGGGGAACACTATATTAGGGTTTATAGGTGTCAACATAAAATGAAAACGTGGGAATTGAAGTGAAGGACATTAAATTGCAGTGTCTTTGGTAACAGGGCAAAAATATATGTGTGCCTAAATTGGTATTTGCCAATGACTAATGCTATATGTTCATAATCCTATATGTTTCAGTTGGTGAAAGATATAATGTTAAATGAAAAATTAGATGCATTTATAATATGTAGAGTGTTACAATATATTTTGATACTTTAAAAGTGTTTAGGATGAATTTGGTACGAGGATTCAGATTTATTCACTTGGAATTGGTCATGGTTTCAAAATGCAGGCTGCTGCAGTTGCAGAGACAGCTTCAAAGAGCTTTGCGGAGTTGCATGACGGTGCTGAGGATTCAGAACCAGAGAAAGATGCTGCTGGAGAATCTCCTACTGAAAAGGAAAGTGATGATGAGGATGACAAATTGAGAAAATCTGCGCTGGATAAATTGGAGAAAGCTAGTGAAGATTCATTACTTAGCCAGGCAATAATAAAAGGAttactttcccttttcttttctggGAGGATGGGGTTGGgattgttaatttgttatttaGATGTCAGATCTTCAATGCATTTCCATATAAGACCAATTTTTAGCAATCTTGTCTGCCTGTTTATGTGGAATCTCATGTCTCTGCCATGAGCAAATATGCAAGTTTCATGTTCGAAGTCCCTTTTGTTTATCTTTCAAAATTGACGTTTTagaggggaagggaagaaatttaCTCTTCAAACCTTTCCGTTCCTTTTCTTTTGCTCCAAGACCCCAACTCACAAACACCCCTTTGTGATCCCCGAGACTAGTGGTTTGTGAAGCTTCTAGCGTATCCTTTTTATGGGTCTCCACCTGAAAGTTTTGGTTTTTGTCTCATACTGTCTTGACTATTTAATTATAGGCAACATTGATGAGAAAGATAATTGACAATTTAAGTTGCAAATTTTTATTAGGGACAAATATTAGTTTTGTTTGTGGATGTTTATTGTATGCTTTGTCAATagctttttcttgtttctttgtGCTCTTGTAAGGAGGGTCTCTTGTCCTCCTGTCATCTTgcatcttaattctttttgtctTAATTATATTCatcttttattaaataaaataattatgcacATTGCACTAAGTGCTTATAGTTAgctccattttgagtgcagagctTGAAGGTTTTTGATAATTCTGTTGAGACATTTGCTTCTGGAGCATGGACTGCCTTGGGAAACGCATGGAGAGGGAGCACTGAATTGGTTCAGAGGTATGATTTATCGCTTATAGGTCATTTGCTCTTGACAGATACTTCCATATATTTTGATGGAAATAAACATCTATTGTTGAACGTGTAAATAGTGTATTATGATGTTTACCTTCACTTTAGGAGGGAAAATGAAAAACATAAGCCAGATCTATAAATGGTTTCTGTGGTTATTTGTTTTGCAGTGGTCAATGCATTGGTCTTGTTCTATACAGAAAATATTATAGATTTATCCTTTTTCTAGTTCCAATTCTCAATGCCACTCATCTATGACTGTTCAGGATTAGCATCCTATGATTAATGAATTCTGACTTATTATTTTCATCTCTGTTCTTATGGGATACACTGATTTTCATTCTCTTGGCTTAGTGTTTTGTGCTGTGATTTGACCTGTATGAATTATGGGTGTAGGATAGGGATACAAGTATACAATAACTAGTTTACTAATCATATCGATATTTAAACAACTCCTAAAATCTAAATTTGTTGAATCTCTGTTAATAGTTTCACGTATGGTTTAACAATGACTAATAAGGTTTATATGATGGAAACACAGTATTCCTTAAATTTTCTTTCAGTCATGTCTCTATTAAAGTAGCATAAAACTACTAGACTAAGTAGTGCCTCTTCTAATCTTTTGGTTTTTTCTCAAATATGCTTTCCTTCTCTCTCTTCCACCTTTCTATTTGTTTTTCGTTAGTGTATGGATTTGAAGCATATTCTGCACACCGAGAAAAGCTTTTCATTGTGTGGAAGATATGGCCTTTTGCTGTTTTCTTGCAATTTGTTCCGAGTCTTTGAATACTTTAATAACATCATGAGGGACATGGTTGCTTTGGATCATATAAATTTTTTCCTGTGTAACTGCTACTAATATGGATAATGGCTGTGATCCCTGATCACTAGGCTTGAGAATTCAGCATCAAACCTTGCAGGATCCGTACAACAAGGTGGGCCTCCAGGTTCTAATGCAACTTCCCTATTAGAGGTTTGAAATACTCATGCCAATCTTCTGATGATATTCGTCAATCGTTATCATTTGTCACTAGTTAGTAGTTACATAGTTACACACTGTATGTATTTGTTGTGTTACAGACTGGAAAAGCTTTTACTGCAAAGGGAATGCAAGTGCTTGAATATGTTGGTAAGGAGACAATGGACCTATTAATCAGTGAAACTGGAATTGATGTTGAGAAGCCTAATACAGAAGGTGGAGAACAAAAAGATGAGGATCAATTATCAGAGGAAGTGACATTTGATCGATGCTTTTACATTTATGGAGGTCCGGAGCAGTTGGAGGTAAACCTTAATGATGTTGAatttggttgtttagattttgcTTTTTGGAAAATCATTTCACATGCAATACTCTCAGGAACTGGAAGCTCTGTCTAGTCATTATGCCCTGTTGTTTAACCGAAGAAAAGCAAAGTTATCAGCAGAGCAAAAGTCTGTATATGATGGGAAACTGAAAGAGGTCcaacaaatttttaatttgagtaCTGAAATGGATGGAACCAGTGCTGATTTAAACAAAGGAAAGACAGTAAAGAGAGAAAATGAAGGAAGCGGTGATGAGATGAAGAATTTACATGATTCAAGTGTCAACAAGGCTGCTGAAATGGCTGCAGGGTAACTTAATCATTCCATGATATTAATATtgtgtttaattttgatgcatcaACAGTGTAGAAGTGTTGCCCTGTCGTCCAATTAAATTCTTTGGTTGATCAGAGCATTAAAGTAGTgggtaagaaaaaaaaaatagaaaaaggacttgaaaaaaatatttgtgtGAAAAAAAGAAGTAAAATGAAATTACAAATGTACTTCATGGAAGTAGGGTAAGAAAAAGAATCTGTCATACACCTAAACATCTTGGAGAAGTGTAACATCCCAAAATTTTTGGAATCTAATTCTAATTAAGATTACTTTATTAAATTAGGGATGATTATATTCTATATTTGtttgttaataataattaaagtgGTCCTTCAGAAATACACAACGTTGCTAATTTGAATGTTTGGAAGCGCAATAATATTAAGCACAGACTGAAGGTCATAGGATTATTGAAAGCGGGCCAAGGAATTTCTATTGCTTCTTGTATGTGACGTTATAAAAAGCACTCTTTTGTGTTACCCCTCCTAATTAGTTCTGGTTTTTTATTCATTTGTGTTCACTGCATAAGTATGCTTGCCATTTTTCCCTATTGATTGAGGAAGCCTGCTTTGATTTGTTAATGTATGTGATGAATCCTGTTGCATTTTTTTGCAGTTTTACGAATGTGTTGGCTGGGCTAGCTGTTAATGATATAATTCAGAGAACTACTGGAAGATTAGAATCTCTTCATTCTGAGGGAGTTCATGTATGCGAACATACTCTTGAATTTGGTGTCAGAATTTGAATATCATCTATAAAATTcagttttaatttttcatttgtGTTTATTTTATAAGTGAGAAAAATCAAATTTGCTGCTTTCCTTTGCAGAGACTATCTGAAATGTGCTGTTTTTCAGTTTCTCAACTTCTAATGCTTGGCAAATCCATCATTTCTTGTGCCAACAAAATCGAGGATGGAGAAGTTGATGAAGATAAGGTGAACATAGAGTGGCCTGAAGATGTTTCTGCCAAAGCCAAGATCATAAGGTTAAATGCCCAGACAATGATAGGATACGTGGAAGCAGTTTCGAACAGTTTTATTACAGGTTTGTTTCCTAAAAATAATTAAGGCCCACTTCTAACTAGAAAATAGTAaagcatatattttttttaaagaaatggATATGTCCATATATCTTGGACTTCTATTTATGTTATGATATgagatattaatattaattatgaaATATAAAAAGATATGGCAAAACTTATATCCAAGACTGTTTTGTGTAAAAAACGAACGTTTGTTTGCGTACACATTCTCTTTAGATACCAAAAGGAGTTATGTTTAATCAGAACCTGTTTGTTGTTGCCGTGAGGCCATGTGAAACGGATGTGTCCATAGCACCTCCTGACATTTGTTTGCAAAAGTAATGTTAGGAATGCCACCAACAGCGTTCTGCAGTTCAACCAAGCAAGCTATTCGCTGATTTGATTGTGATCACAATTACATTGTTTCTGTTATATTATCATAGTCTAGTAGTTGCTTACCGAGTCACTCTTACGAAGTTATGCTCATCATTTTGCACTTTTGATGTACAGATTCTCCCCAAAAGTTGGTCCCTGAAAAAGCCACCACTTTCTCTGAACACCTTCGAGCTGATCAAGCCACAGCAATAAGCAAAATCCAGGACGGGTTGCAGTTTCTTGCACACGTAGTCATCTCAACCTCCATGAATGCTGCTTGAGAACCCCCATGTTTTTATTTGTAAATATATTCACGGTTTAATTCGATAAGAGACACCACTCCACTATGTTCATTGATGGTTGTATGTTACTCGGTTCACTCTTAGCCTAGTATCTGTACCTGGACAAATTTGTCCTTTTAAATTCATTCGAACagcattttcttttttattctttaatttagGGAGTTTAGAAATGCTCACTGTTCATCAATGCGCTTGAGGTACGTGATTTATATAATCATGTAATAAAATGGTACATTAACTATATATGTAGCAGCTACATTTGGAGCACAAGCAATTTTTATTTACATAGCTTATGTGATGTGTTGACTAGTGATGCACGAGTGTTAATTTGTGTATAAATAAGGGtctaatttttgtttatttacctTATTTATTTTGGTGATTCAATTGGAATCACTCATCATATAATGTTCACGAGAAATTTGAGGTTGAAGTATGGCCCTACCATAATTTTGTCCACATTTGTACCCAGATACATGTCCACATTCGATGTATCTGAAGACAACCCACATACGATGATGCTAAACAGGAAGAAATAAAGTACAACATTTGTGTTTATCTTATTAACTGCTAAGTGATAACACAAATCAGAGCAAGTGTGCGGTGAGAGAAGAGACATGGGAGACATAGACCCAGCTTTCATACAATCCACAGAACACCGTGCCAACAACCACAAGAAGTTGGTGGAAGTTGTTGAAATTCCAGTCATAGACATGTTGCAAAGCAGAGAAGAACTTATCTCCAAGATTGGAAGGGCATGCGAGGAGTGGGGATTCTTCCAAGTAACCAATCATGGGGTTTCCTCTGAGGTGAGCTCAAGAGCGGAGGCTGCGGCGAAGATGTTCTTCGAGCAAAGCACGGAGGAGAAGAGGAAAGTGAAACGAGATGAAGTGAATGCCATGGGGTACCATGATGGAGAGCATACGAAGAACGTAAGGGATTGGAAAGAGGTGTTTGATTATCTTGTTCAGAACTCAGCACAAGTTCCACTCATTGAGTCCCATGAAAAAGAGCTCAGGACTATTACCAACCAATGGCCTCAATCCCCTCCTGATTTCAGgtaatccaaaatttcaaaacaagATAATAATAATCTGTGATTAAGAATTTGTTAGGTGTTTCACTAACTTAGATTGCTACATTTAAAAACTATAATTAGATGTAAACATGTTCTCTATTCTTAGATTGAAGATGATGTTTGATCAGGGAAGCATTGGAGGAGTATTCCAGGGAGGTGGAAAAGCTAGCATACAAGTTGTTGGAGCTGATTTCATTGAGCTTGGGGTTGGCTGGTGACAAGTTCCATGGTTGCTTCAAGGACCAGCTAAGCATGGTGAGGCTCAATCACTATCCTCCGTGCCCGTTCCCTGATCTAGCTCTCGGTGTCGGCCGCCATAAGGATAGCGGTGCCTTAACCGTGCTTGCCCAAGATGATGTTGGAGGCCTGCAAGTTAAGAGAAAATCAGATGGTGAATGGATCCCAGTTACACCAACCCCAGGAGCATTTATCATCAATGTAGGGGACATGGTTCAGGTAAGTTTCACTATGACAGTTTATAATGAATTATAGGTCCAAGTTGGTAATGAATTATGGATAACATCAATTAAGAATATAACAATATACTTAGAATTTACCAAGAACTTGAGAGTCTAAATTAAGATAATTGTTTTTCAAATCCATTTGATTGATTGAATATGTATGCTTGTGTCAAAGGTTTGGAGCAATGACAAGTATGAAAGTGTGGAGCACAGAGTGGTGGTGAACACAGAGAGAGAAAGGTTCTCcattccattcttcttcttcccaTCTCACAAGGTTATGGTGAAGCCTGTGGAGGAGTTGGTGAATGAGAAAAACCCTCCAAGGTATAGAGAATACAACTGGGGCCACTTCTATGCTCACAGAAACCGCACTGATTTCAAGAAGCGTGATCTGGAGAATATCCAAATTTATCACTTCAGAATTTTGGATTAGGAGTAGTAATTTCATCTATGTATTTAGCTTCACATATGTTGTGTTTCCTACTTTTCAAAAATAGTCCATAAATAAATTTAGAATTAAACCTTCCTTTTAAATGTTTTGTTTACCTATTTCCATAGTAAATAATAACTTAATAAGATAacggtttaattactctgttggtccctatagttttgcaaagttttcaattaggtccctatactttttttccttttaattgggttcctgtactaattttttttttcaattgagtccctaaacttttttttccttttatttgagtctctgcaccaattttttttgttttacttaggttcctatacaattaagccaattactaccaagagggacctaattgaaaaaaaaattggtacaaggacccaattaaaaagaaaaaaaagtatagagacctaattaaaaatttcgcaaaattatagagaccaacagagtaattaatcCTTAGATAACATATGTATTCCTTCTTTTAGTGTCCAATTTTTTCCCCCTAAACTACTAATTTTTAAAACAATAACAATTTACTGTTacaaaaaagaaagaattttCTATT harbors:
- the LOC107620753 gene encoding uncharacterized protein LOC107620753 isoform X2 translates to MDEKTQPLNKKNDDDEEDKVVAERQEPNPPAATGGWGFSSFSFLSDLQKAAAVAAEEISRNAAAVAETASKSFAELHDGAEDSEPEKDAAGESPTEKESDDEDDKLRKSALDKLEKASEDSLLSQSLKVFDNSVETFASGAWTALGNAWRGSTELVQRLENSASNLAGSVQQGGPPGSNATSLLETGKAFTAKGMQVLEYVGKETMDLLISETGIDVEKPNTEGGEQKDEDQLSEEVTFDRCFYIYGGPEQLEELEALSSHYALLFNRRKAKLSAEQKSVYDGKLKEVQQIFNLSTEMDGTSADLNKGKTVKRENEGSGDEMKNLHDSSVNKAAEMAAGFTNVLAGLAVNDIIQRTTGRLESLHSEGVHFLNF
- the LOC107620758 gene encoding probable 2-oxoglutarate-dependent dioxygenase At5g05600, with the protein product MGDIDPAFIQSTEHRANNHKKLVEVVEIPVIDMLQSREELISKIGRACEEWGFFQVTNHGVSSEVSSRAEAAAKMFFEQSTEEKRKVKRDEVNAMGYHDGEHTKNVRDWKEVFDYLVQNSAQVPLIESHEKELRTITNQWPQSPPDFREALEEYSREVEKLAYKLLELISLSLGLAGDKFHGCFKDQLSMVRLNHYPPCPFPDLALGVGRHKDSGALTVLAQDDVGGLQVKRKSDGEWIPVTPTPGAFIINVGDMVQVWSNDKYESVEHRVVVNTERERFSIPFFFFPSHKVMVKPVEELVNEKNPPRYREYNWGHFYAHRNRTDFKKRDLENIQIYHFRILD
- the LOC107620753 gene encoding uncharacterized protein LOC107620753 isoform X1, with product MDEKTQPLNKKNDDDEEDKVVAERQEPNPPAATGGWGFSSFSFLSDLQKAAAVAAEEISRNAAAVAETASKSFAELHDGAEDSEPEKDAAGESPTEKESDDEDDKLRKSALDKLEKASEDSLLSQSLKVFDNSVETFASGAWTALGNAWRGSTELVQRLENSASNLAGSVQQGGPPGSNATSLLETGKAFTAKGMQVLEYVGKETMDLLISETGIDVEKPNTEGGEQKDEDQLSEEVTFDRCFYIYGGPEQLEELEALSSHYALLFNRRKAKLSAEQKSVYDGKLKEVQQIFNLSTEMDGTSADLNKGKTVKRENEGSGDEMKNLHDSSVNKAAEMAAGFTNVLAGLAVNDIIQRTTGRLESLHSEGVHRLSEMCCFSVSQLLMLGKSIISCANKIEDGEVDEDKVNIEWPEDVSAKAKIIRLNAQTMIGYVEAVSNSFITGLFPKNN
- the LOC107621173 gene encoding pollen-specific leucine-rich repeat extensin-like protein 3, whose amino-acid sequence is MAHHHHPKLLASSFLILFTFSSLSTFSHAHFLLEELHFNNERLKNAYVALQAWKQAIYSDPYNTTANWVGSDVCSYNGVFCAPALDDPSLDVVAGIDLNHADIAGHLPGELGLLTDLALFHINSNRFCGIVPPCMENLTLMHEFDISNNRFVGGFPNVVLKWSDMKYLDLRYNDFEGSLPPQLFEMDLDAIFLNNNRFTSVLPATLGKSKASVITFANNKFTGCIPKSIGKLNKLNEILFMGNKLGGCFPQEIGMMEDLNVLDLSDNNFVGTLPNMTGLQNVEVIDIARNELSGYVSDSVCQLPSLKNFTYSDNYFNGEAPACAVAVAAYKGSISTTVFDDSGNCLTGRKNQKKTRVCLPVLTRPVDCSKACGDGEGGGNNNNNKAPSLTPKKSPPKPKVSKPHSPPPPSPPPPVSSPPPPPSPVYSPPPPPTYSPPPPPPVHSPPPPTQSPPPPPPVYSPPPPTMSPPPPPPVFSPPPPTRSPPPPPVYSPPPPTYSPPPPTPIYSPPPPTKSPPPPPVYSPPPPAWDDDVVLPQHFGSAYRSPPPPAIIGY